GCCATCGTGCGCCGGGCCAACCGGGAGCCGGTCGCATACATCGTGGGCTACAAGGAGTTTTTCGGCCTGCGCTTGCGGGTAGGGCCGGGCGTGCTGGTTCCGAGGCCCGAGACGGAGTTTCTGGTGGAACTGGCGCTGAGGGTCGCCCACCGGTCGGAACGCGCGTTGTGGTTTGTCGACGTGGGGACAGGCAGCGGGGCGCTTGCGATCACGCTGGCCGCCCGCCGGCCCCACCTTGCCGGGGTGGGTTCGGATATCAGCCCTGAGGTGCTCGGCTACGCCAGGGCAAACGCACGGGATCACGGCGTGGGCGACCGGGTGGCCTGGGTGCAGGGTGACGGGCTTTCGTGGGCCGCGGGGGGAGCCTTTGACCTCGTGGTGAGCAACCCGCCTTACGTCCCTGCCGCCGAGATCGAGCACCTGGCCCCGGAGATCCGGCGATACGAGCCGCGGGCCGCGCTGGACGGCGGGCCGGACGGCCTCGTGACGGCGCGCCGGGTGGCGAAGGAGGCGGCCCGCGTCCTCAGGCCCGGCGGGATTCTCCTGATGGAACTGGGCACCTCCCGGCAGGCCGAGCAACTCGCGGCCGAGTGCCGGCGGTGGCCGGACGCGTTCGAGAAGGTCGCGGCGCTGCGGGACGAGGTGACGCGCGTGCCAGTGCTCGCGGCCCGCACCCCGGGCGAGCAGCCTCTGGCGTGGCCGGCCACGCCCGCCGAGGAAGGCGGTACCGGGGCGCGCGAGGGGGAGCGGGGGCCCCGGTGAAACTCGCGACCCGCGTCGTGAAAGTCGACCCGCACCACCCCGACGCCGAGGTGCTCCGGCAGGCCGGCCGTGTCATCCGGGACGGCGGGCTGGTGGCGTTTCCCACCGAGACGGTCTACGGCCTGGGGGCCGACGCCCTGTCGGATCGCGCGGTGCAACGCATCTTCGAGG
This is a stretch of genomic DNA from Bacillota bacterium. It encodes these proteins:
- the prmC gene encoding peptide chain release factor N(5)-glutamine methyltransferase codes for the protein MPPTPQAQAAPPRTAADYLRLAQPYLARHGSSTPRLDAEVLLAHVLGTSRLDLYTRLDQPLSRHEVDAYRQAIVRRANREPVAYIVGYKEFFGLRLRVGPGVLVPRPETEFLVELALRVAHRSERALWFVDVGTGSGALAITLAARRPHLAGVGSDISPEVLGYARANARDHGVGDRVAWVQGDGLSWAAGGAFDLVVSNPPYVPAAEIEHLAPEIRRYEPRAALDGGPDGLVTARRVAKEAARVLRPGGILLMELGTSRQAEQLAAECRRWPDAFEKVAALRDEVTRVPVLAARTPGEQPLAWPATPAEEGGTGAREGERGPR